In Nitrosophilus labii, the following proteins share a genomic window:
- a CDS encoding sensor domain-containing protein: protein MRMINFNSLIIKILIVIFLIISIFFLYNLFNLKLAKESLENMENSRVESIIENEISILKDSIYFDFEEPIKDSLNRIFLHLNNLKGIYLKNYITKKEYKLFRDSKNPFISKNSNLIYKKFKIYNDKEEIAEIEVAYENLYSKEFFIKYKNALFFTLIIFLTILLFLFIYLYRKIKAIYILANDLKNIDPNNPKILKTMDRYFEIVLIVNSINSFLLKLKDSSEISKRLYRKLIEKQNHLEDAQRLAHIGSWEYIPEKNRFFVSKEFFRLIGFKKDEKINWQIFLKKIPSDDRKIFEDKIKIALQNGSKFDFIHKIMNKYGKIKYLKTEAKVKKHKNNPTKILGISMDITEEMEAKKKVEFLAYHDTLTLLLNRTAFLERMDFFIKLSKRKNLKFAILYIDLDNFKYINDTFGHTVGDELLVIVSKILKNILRESDVIARVGGDEFIILLPFINNKDDIEKISKKIINSISKEYNIKNYVFNVTCSIGISTFPDDSLDAEELIKYADTVMYESKKNGKNRYNFFDVSIKKSMENYHEITKDLKEALKKDNEIRLYFQPKISLTYREIVSAEVLSRWMHPIKGLMYPNEYIHIAENSNLIIEYDNYIIEKSFAQIKEWENSEFSLLSLSVNISARQFKSKEFLSKIEELLKVYKIDPKKIEFEITETLAMDNIENSIEILEKIKKLGFKISIDDFGSGYSSLNYLKRLPYDTIKIDREFIKDLHIDNDDIIITKLIVQLAKTLNKKAVAEGVEIDEHIKILKSIGCDFVQGYYFAKPMDKEDFLDYVKNF from the coding sequence ATGAGAATGATAAACTTTAATTCACTTATTATAAAAATATTAATAGTAATATTTTTAATAATCTCTATCTTTTTTCTATACAATCTTTTTAACCTGAAATTAGCAAAAGAGTCTTTGGAAAATATGGAAAATAGCAGAGTAGAATCTATTATAGAAAATGAGATTTCCATATTGAAAGACTCAATATATTTTGATTTTGAGGAGCCTATAAAAGATAGTTTAAATAGAATATTTCTTCACTTAAATAATTTAAAAGGAATATATTTAAAAAACTATATTACTAAAAAAGAGTATAAATTATTTAGAGATTCTAAAAACCCTTTTATCTCAAAAAATAGTAATCTAATATATAAAAAATTTAAAATTTATAATGATAAAGAAGAGATCGCAGAGATTGAAGTTGCTTATGAAAATCTTTATTCAAAAGAGTTTTTTATAAAATATAAAAATGCTCTATTTTTTACTTTAATTATCTTTTTAACTATTTTATTATTTTTATTTATATATTTATATAGAAAAATCAAGGCAATATATATTTTGGCCAATGATTTAAAAAATATAGACCCTAACAATCCAAAGATTCTTAAAACTATGGATAGATATTTTGAAATAGTTCTAATTGTAAACTCTATAAATAGCTTTTTGCTTAAGTTAAAAGATAGCAGTGAAATTTCAAAAAGACTATATAGAAAGCTTATTGAAAAACAGAATCACTTAGAAGATGCTCAAAGATTAGCTCATATAGGAAGTTGGGAATATATTCCAGAAAAAAATAGATTCTTTGTAAGTAAAGAGTTTTTTAGATTGATAGGATTTAAAAAAGATGAAAAAATCAATTGGCAGATTTTTTTAAAAAAAATCCCAAGCGATGACAGAAAGATTTTTGAAGATAAAATAAAAATAGCTTTACAGAACGGTTCAAAATTTGATTTTATTCATAAAATAATGAATAAATATGGAAAAATAAAATATTTAAAAACGGAGGCAAAAGTTAAAAAACATAAAAATAACCCTACTAAAATTCTTGGTATTAGTATGGATATAACAGAAGAGATGGAAGCTAAAAAGAAAGTCGAATTTTTAGCTTATCATGATACGCTTACTCTTTTACTAAATAGAACCGCTTTTTTGGAAAGAATGGATTTTTTTATAAAACTGTCTAAAAGAAAAAATCTAAAGTTTGCAATTTTGTATATAGACCTAGATAATTTTAAATATATAAACGATACTTTTGGACATACGGTAGGAGATGAGCTTTTAGTTATAGTATCAAAAATATTAAAAAATATTCTAAGAGAATCTGATGTTATAGCAAGAGTAGGAGGAGATGAATTTATTATACTTTTACCTTTTATCAATAATAAAGATGATATAGAAAAGATATCAAAAAAGATTATTAATAGTATTTCAAAAGAGTACAACATTAAAAACTACGTTTTTAATGTAACTTGTAGTATAGGAATATCTACATTTCCAGATGATAGTTTAGATGCCGAAGAGTTGATCAAATATGCAGATACTGTGATGTACGAATCCAAAAAAAATGGAAAAAACAGATATAACTTTTTTGATGTTTCTATTAAAAAAAGTATGGAAAACTATCATGAGATTACAAAAGATTTAAAAGAAGCACTGAAAAAAGATAATGAAATCAGACTCTATTTTCAACCAAAAATCTCATTAACATATAGAGAGATTGTTAGTGCAGAAGTGTTATCTAGATGGATGCATCCTATTAAAGGATTAATGTATCCAAATGAATATATCCATATTGCAGAAAATAGTAATTTAATTATTGAATATGACAATTACATAATCGAAAAAAGTTTTGCACAGATAAAAGAGTGGGAAAATTCTGAGTTTAGCCTTTTATCTTTATCTGTAAATATTTCGGCAAGACAGTTTAAAAGTAAAGAGTTTTTATCAAAAATAGAAGAACTGTTAAAAGTTTATAAAATAGATCCGAAAAAAATAGAGTTTGAAATAACTGAAACTTTAGCAATGGACAATATCGAAAACAGTATTGAGATACTTGAAAAAATCAAGAAATTGGGATTTAAAATATCAATAGATGATTTTGGTTCAGGATATTCATCTTTAAACTATTTAAAGAGATTGCCTTATGATACCATTAAAATAGATAGAGAATTTATAAAAGATTTACATATAGACAATGATGATATCATCATAACAAAATTGATTGTACAACTAGCAAAAACACTAAATAAAAAAGCAGTTGCAGAAGGTGTGGAAATAGATGAACATATAAAGATTTTAAAGTCTATAGGCTGCGATTTTGTACAAGGATACTATTTTGCTAAACCTATGGATAAAGAAGATTTTTTAGACTATGTAAAAAATTTTTAA